From one Streptococcus oralis genomic stretch:
- a CDS encoding phosphoribosylformylglycinamidine synthase, whose protein sequence is MDKRIFVEKKADFQVKSESLVRELQHNLGLSTLKSIRIVQVYDVFDLAEDLFAPAEKHIFSEQVTDHVLDESAVQADLANYAFFAIESLPGQFDQRAASSQEALLLLGSSSDVTVNTAQLYLVNKDIDATELEAVKNYLLNPVDSRFKDITTGIAKQEFSESDKTIPKLTFFESYTAEDFARYKAEQGMAMEVDDLLFIQDYFKSIGRVPTETELKVLDTYWSDHCRHTTFETELKQIDFSASKFQKQLQATYDKYIAMREELGRSEKPQTLMDMATIFGRYERANGRLDDMEVSDEINACSVEIKVDVDGVKEPWLLMFKNETHNHPTEIEPFGGAATCIGGAIRDPLSGRSYVYQAMRISGAGDITAPISETRAGKLPQQVISKTAAHGYSSYGNQIGLATTYVREYFHPGFVAKRMELGAVVGAAPKGNVVREKPEAGDVIILLGGKTGRDGVGGATGSSKVQTVESVETAGAEVQKGNAIEERKIQRLFRNGDVTRLIKKSNDFGAGGVCVAIGELADGLEIDLNKVPLKYQGLNGTEIAISESQERMAVVVRPEDVDAFVAECNKENIDAVVVATVTEKPNLVMHWNGETIVDLERRFLDTNGVRVVVDAKVVDKDVELPEERTTSVDTLESDTFAVLSDLNHASQKGLQTIFDCSVGRSTVNHPLGGRYQLTPTEASVQKLPVQHGVTHTASVMAQGFNPYVAEWSPYHGAAYAVIEATARLVAAGANWSKARFSYQEYFERMDKQAERFGQPVAALLGSIEAQIQLGLPSIGGKDSMSGTFEELTVPPTLVAFGATTADSRKVLSPEFKTAGENIYYIPGQALAQEIDFDLIKSNFAQFEAIQAGHKVTSASAVKYGGVLESLVLATFGNHIGAEVTLPEFESSLTAQLGGFVFTSPEEITGVEKIGQTKADFTLIVNGVKLDGQKLDSVFQGKLEEVYPTEFAQAKELEEVPAVASDAVIKAKETIEKPVVYIPVFPGTNSEYDSAKAFEKEGAEVNLVPFVTLNEETIVKSVETMVDNIGKANILFFAGGFSAADEPDGSAKFIVNILLNEKVRAAIDSFIARGGLIIGICNGFQALVKSGLLPYGNFEDANSTSPTLFYNDANQHVAKMVETRIANTNSPWLAGVQVGDIHAIPVSHGEGKFVVTAEEFAELRDNGQIFSQYVDFDGKPSMDSKYNPNGSVNAIEGITSKNGQIIGKMGHSERYEDGLFQNIPGNKDQHLFASAVRYFTGK, encoded by the coding sequence ATGGATAAACGTATTTTTGTTGAAAAAAAGGCTGATTTTCAGGTTAAATCAGAGAGTTTGGTAAGGGAGCTCCAGCACAACTTGGGATTGTCAACTTTGAAAAGTATTCGCATTGTGCAGGTTTATGATGTCTTTGATTTGGCAGAGGACTTGTTTGCACCTGCGGAAAAACACATCTTCTCTGAGCAGGTGACGGATCATGTCTTGGATGAATCAGCTGTGCAAGCGGATCTTGCTAACTATGCTTTCTTTGCCATTGAAAGCTTGCCAGGACAGTTTGACCAGCGTGCAGCTTCGTCACAGGAAGCCTTGCTTTTGCTGGGGAGTTCGAGTGATGTGACAGTCAACACAGCCCAACTTTATCTGGTTAATAAAGATATTGATGCGACTGAGTTGGAAGCGGTCAAGAACTACCTGCTCAACCCAGTTGATTCTCGTTTCAAGGACATCACGACTGGGATTGCCAAGCAGGAATTTTCTGAGTCGGACAAGACCATTCCTAAATTGACTTTCTTTGAAAGCTATACGGCAGAAGACTTTGCTCGCTACAAGGCAGAGCAAGGGATGGCCATGGAAGTGGATGATCTGCTCTTTATCCAAGACTACTTCAAGTCAATCGGGCGCGTGCCGACGGAAACAGAGCTCAAGGTTTTGGACACTTACTGGTCTGACCACTGCCGTCATACGACTTTTGAGACCGAGTTGAAACAGATCGACTTTTCAGCTTCTAAATTTCAAAAACAATTGCAAGCGACTTATGACAAGTATATTGCCATGCGTGAGGAACTAGGTCGGTCTGAAAAGCCACAAACCTTGATGGATATGGCGACTATTTTTGGTCGTTATGAGCGTGCTAATGGTCGTTTGGACGATATGGAAGTGTCTGACGAAATCAATGCCTGTTCGGTTGAAATCAAAGTGGACGTTGATGGTGTCAAGGAACCTTGGCTCCTCATGTTCAAGAACGAAACCCACAATCACCCAACGGAAATTGAGCCATTTGGTGGGGCGGCTACTTGTATCGGTGGGGCTATTCGTGACCCATTGTCAGGGCGTTCATACGTTTACCAAGCTATGCGTATCTCAGGCGCTGGTGATATTACAGCTCCGATTTCGGAAACTCGCGCTGGGAAATTGCCACAACAAGTCATTTCGAAGACAGCGGCTCACGGTTATTCTTCATATGGTAACCAAATTGGTCTTGCAACGACTTACGTTCGTGAATATTTCCACCCAGGCTTTGTAGCTAAACGCATGGAACTTGGTGCCGTTGTTGGTGCTGCTCCTAAGGGCAATGTAGTCCGTGAAAAACCGGAAGCTGGTGACGTAATTATCTTGCTCGGTGGTAAGACTGGACGTGACGGTGTCGGTGGTGCGACAGGGTCTTCTAAGGTTCAAACAGTTGAGTCTGTGGAGACTGCTGGTGCTGAGGTTCAAAAAGGGAATGCCATCGAAGAGCGCAAGATTCAACGTCTTTTCCGTAATGGAGATGTCACTCGTCTCATCAAGAAATCCAATGACTTTGGAGCAGGTGGTGTCTGTGTGGCTATCGGTGAATTGGCAGATGGTCTTGAAATCGACCTCAACAAGGTTCCTCTTAAATACCAAGGCTTGAATGGTACAGAAATTGCCATCTCTGAATCACAAGAACGGATGGCAGTTGTGGTGCGTCCTGAAGACGTAGATGCCTTCGTTGCAGAATGTAATAAAGAAAATATTGACGCTGTTGTTGTGGCAACAGTGACTGAAAAACCAAATCTTGTCATGCATTGGAATGGTGAAACCATTGTTGACTTGGAACGTCGTTTCCTTGATACAAACGGTGTGCGCGTAGTCGTTGATGCCAAAGTAGTGGATAAGGACGTCGAACTTCCAGAAGAACGAACAACAAGCGTTGACACGCTTGAATCAGATACCTTTGCGGTTCTGTCTGATCTTAACCATGCGAGTCAAAAAGGCTTGCAAACCATCTTTGACTGTTCGGTCGGTCGTTCAACGGTCAATCACCCACTTGGTGGTCGCTACCAACTCACACCAACTGAGGCATCTGTGCAGAAATTGCCAGTTCAACACGGTGTAACTCACACTGCGTCAGTCATGGCTCAAGGATTCAATCCATATGTGGCAGAATGGTCTCCATACCACGGTGCTGCCTATGCAGTAATTGAAGCAACTGCTCGTTTGGTTGCCGCTGGTGCCAACTGGTCTAAGGCTCGCTTCTCTTACCAAGAGTACTTCGAGCGCATGGACAAGCAAGCAGAGCGTTTTGGTCAACCAGTAGCAGCTCTCCTAGGCTCTATCGAAGCACAAATCCAGCTTGGCTTGCCATCTATCGGTGGTAAGGACTCTATGTCTGGTACTTTTGAAGAATTGACTGTACCGCCAACCTTGGTTGCCTTTGGGGCGACGACGGCAGATAGCCGTAAGGTCCTCTCTCCTGAGTTCAAGACTGCTGGTGAAAACATCTACTACATCCCAGGTCAAGCTCTAGCACAAGAAATTGACTTTGATCTTATCAAGTCTAATTTTGCTCAATTTGAAGCTATCCAAGCTGGACACAAAGTAACATCTGCATCAGCTGTTAAATATGGCGGTGTCCTTGAAAGCTTGGTCCTTGCTACTTTTGGGAACCATATTGGTGCAGAGGTGACCTTGCCTGAATTTGAAAGTTCTTTGACAGCTCAATTAGGCGGATTTGTCTTCACATCTCCTGAAGAGATTACTGGAGTAGAGAAAATTGGACAAACAAAAGCAGACTTTACACTGATTGTCAACGGTGTGAAGCTAGATGGACAGAAACTTGACAGTGTTTTTCAAGGAAAACTAGAAGAAGTTTACCCTACTGAATTTGCCCAAGCTAAAGAACTGGAAGAAGTTCCAGCTGTCGCTTCTGACGCAGTCATCAAAGCCAAGGAAACCATTGAAAAACCTGTGGTTTACATCCCAGTCTTCCCAGGAACCAACTCAGAATATGATTCAGCAAAGGCCTTCGAAAAAGAAGGTGCAGAGGTCAACTTGGTGCCATTTGTGACCTTGAATGAAGAGACTATTGTCAAGTCGGTTGAAACCATGGTTGACAATATCGGCAAGGCAAACATTCTCTTCTTTGCAGGTGGATTCTCAGCTGCGGATGAGCCGGATGGATCAGCTAAGTTTATTGTCAATATCCTTCTTAATGAAAAAGTGCGTGCTGCGATTGATAGCTTTATCGCTCGTGGTGGCTTGATTATCGGTATCTGTAACGGATTCCAAGCTCTTGTCAAATCAGGTCTTCTTCCATACGGAAACTTTGAGGATGCTAACAGTACTAGTCCAACTCTCTTCTACAATGATGCTAACCAGCACGTGGCCAAGATGGTGGAAACTCGGATTGCCAATACCAACTCGCCATGGTTGGCTGGAGTACAAGTGGGCGATATCCATGCCATCCCAGTATCGCACGGTGAAGGGAAATTTGTCGTGACGGCTGAGGAATTTGCAGAGCTCCGTGACAATGGTCAAATCTTTAGCCAATACGTTGACTTTGACGGCAAACCAAGTATGGATTCTAAGTACAATCCGAATGGTTCGGTAAATGCCATCGAAGGAATTACCAGCAAGAATGGTCAAATCATTGGTAAGATGGGCCACTCAGAACGTTATGAAGACGGTCTCTTCCAAAACATCCCAGGAAATAAAGACCAGCACCTGTTCGCGTCGGCTGTGCGTTATTTCACAGGGAAATAA
- the purC gene encoding phosphoribosylaminoimidazolesuccinocarboxamide synthase — protein MSKQLIYSGKAKDIYTTEDENLIISTYKDQATAFNGVKKEQIAGKGVLNNQISSFIFEKLNAAGVATHFVEKISDTEQLNKKVEIIPLEVVLRNYTAGSFSKRFGVEEGIAFETPIVEFYYKNDDLDDPFINDEHVKFLKIADDQQIAYLKEETRRINELLKAWFAEIGLKLIDFKLEFGFDKDGKIILADEFSPDNCRLWDADGNHMDKDVFRRGLGELTDVYEIVWEKLQGLK, from the coding sequence ATGTCAAAACAACTGATCTATTCGGGAAAAGCCAAGGATATCTATACAACTGAGGATGAAAATCTCATTATTTCAACTTACAAGGACCAGGCAACTGCCTTCAACGGTGTCAAGAAGGAGCAGATTGCGGGCAAGGGAGTCTTGAATAATCAGATTTCATCTTTTATTTTTGAGAAATTAAATGCGGCTGGTGTGGCGACTCACTTTGTGGAGAAAATTTCGGACACGGAACAACTCAATAAAAAGGTGGAGATTATTCCTTTGGAAGTTGTGCTCCGCAACTACACGGCTGGTTCCTTTTCAAAACGTTTTGGCGTAGAAGAAGGTATCGCATTTGAGACTCCAATTGTCGAATTTTACTATAAAAATGATGATTTGGATGATCCCTTTATCAATGATGAGCATGTGAAATTCCTAAAAATTGCGGATGACCAGCAGATTGCTTACTTGAAAGAAGAAACCCGTCGTATCAATGAGCTCTTGAAAGCTTGGTTTGCTGAGATTGGTCTTAAATTGATTGACTTTAAGCTAGAGTTCGGATTTGACAAAGATGGTAAGATTATCTTGGCAGACGAGTTTTCACCAGATAACTGCCGTTTGTGGGATGCAGATGGCAACCACATGGACAAGGATGTTTTTCGTCGGGGACTAGGTGAATTGACAGATGTTTACGAGATTGTCTGGGAAAAGTTGCAGGGTTTGAAATAA
- the purH gene encoding bifunctional phosphoribosylaminoimidazolecarboxamide formyltransferase/IMP cyclohydrolase has translation MTKKALISVSDKAGIVEFAQELKKLGWEIISTGGTKVTLDNAGVETIAIDDVTGFPEMMDGRVKTLHPNIHGGLLARRDLDSHLEAAKDNKIELIDLVVVNLYPFKETILKPDVTYADAVENIDIGGPSMLRSAAKNHASVTVVVDPADYAVVLDELSANGETTYETRQRLAAKVFRHTAAYDALIAEYFTAQVGESKPEKLTLTYDLKQAMRYGENPQQDADFYQKALPTDYSIASAKQLNGKELSFNNIRDADAAIRIIRDFKDRPTVVALKHMNPCGIGQADDIETAWDYAYESDPVSIFGGIVVLNREVDAATAEKMHGVFLEIIIAPSYTDEALAILTNKKKNLRILALPFDAQDASEVEAEYTGVVGGLLVQNQDVIKESPADWQVVTKRQPTETEATALEFAWKAIKYVKSNGIIITNDHMTLGVGPGQTNRVASVRIAIDQAKDRLDGAVLASDAFFPFADNVEEIAKAGIKAIIQPGGSVRDQESIEAADKYGLTMVFTGVRHFRH, from the coding sequence ATGACGAAAAAGGCCTTAATCAGCGTCTCAGACAAAGCGGGCATTGTTGAATTTGCCCAAGAACTTAAAAAACTCGGTTGGGAGATTATCTCGACAGGTGGGACAAAGGTTACCCTTGATAATGCTGGGGTGGAGACCATTGCAATTGATGATGTGACGGGCTTCCCAGAAATGATGGACGGTCGTGTCAAGACTCTCCACCCAAATATCCACGGAGGGCTTCTTGCTCGTCGTGACTTGGATAGCCACTTGGAAGCGGCTAAGGACAATAAGATTGAGCTCATCGATCTTGTAGTTGTCAATCTTTATCCTTTCAAGGAAACGATTCTCAAACCAGATGTGACGTACGCTGATGCGGTTGAAAACATCGATATCGGTGGGCCATCCATGCTTCGTTCAGCGGCTAAAAACCACGCTAGCGTGACAGTTGTGGTAGACCCTGCTGACTATGCTGTGGTTTTGGACGAGTTGTCAGCCAATGGTGAAACGACTTACGAAACTCGCCAACGTTTGGCAGCCAAGGTTTTCCGTCACACAGCAGCTTATGATGCTTTGATTGCAGAGTATTTCACAGCTCAAGTGGGCGAAAGTAAACCTGAAAAACTCACTTTGACCTATGACCTCAAGCAAGCCATGCGCTATGGGGAAAATCCTCAACAGGATGCGGACTTCTATCAAAAAGCTTTGCCGACAGATTACTCCATTGCTTCAGCCAAACAGCTTAACGGTAAGGAATTGTCCTTCAACAATATCCGTGACGCGGATGCTGCCATTCGTATTATCCGTGACTTCAAAGACCGTCCAACCGTTGTGGCTCTCAAACACATGAACCCGTGCGGTATCGGTCAGGCAGATGACATCGAAACTGCTTGGGATTATGCTTATGAGTCTGATCCAGTGTCTATCTTCGGTGGGATTGTCGTTCTCAACCGTGAGGTGGATGCTGCGACAGCTGAGAAGATGCACGGCGTTTTCCTCGAGATCATCATCGCACCAAGCTATACGGATGAGGCGCTAGCTATTTTGACTAATAAAAAGAAAAACTTGCGTATCCTTGCTTTGCCATTTGATGCCCAAGACGCTAGCGAAGTGGAAGCAGAATATACTGGTGTTGTCGGTGGACTTCTCGTGCAAAACCAAGACGTGATCAAGGAAAGTCCGGCTGACTGGCAAGTTGTGACCAAGCGCCAACCAACTGAGACAGAAGCAACTGCCCTTGAGTTCGCTTGGAAGGCTATCAAGTACGTCAAATCAAACGGAATCATCATAACCAACGACCATATGACACTTGGTGTTGGCCCTGGTCAAACCAACCGTGTGGCCTCTGTTCGTATTGCCATCGACCAAGCCAAGGATCGTCTGGACGGTGCTGTTCTTGCTTCAGATGCCTTCTTCCCATTTGCGGATAACGTGGAAGAAATCGCCAAAGCAGGTATCAAGGCTATCATCCAGCCAGGTGGATCGGTCCGTGACCAAGAGTCCATCGAAGCGGCTGATAAATACGGCTTGACTATGGTCTTTACAGGCGTGAGACATTTTAGACATTAA
- the comB gene encoding competence pheromone export protein ComB, with product MKPEFLESAEFYNRRYHNFSSRVILPMSLLLVFLLGFAVFAEKEMSLSTRATVEPSRIIANIQSTSNQRIVGNYLEENKLVKQGDLLVQYQQGAEAVQVEAYASQLEMLKDQKKQLGYLQSSLKEGSDQFPEADKFGYQEMFRDYLSQVSSLRSNVSQQNASISSQNAAASQSQAEIGNLISQTEDKIRDYKTAKSAIEKGDQLDSQNPAYSFYQTYKNQGEEDPQAKSQVIAQVDAQIAQLESSLATYRVQYAGSGAQQAHATGLDSQLESLKSQHLVKVGQELTLLDQKILEAESGKKVQGGLLDKGKITASEDGVLHLNPETSDSTMAAEGTLLAQLYPSLEKEGKTKLTAYLSSKDVARVKIGDSVRYTTTNDAKNQIFLDSTITSIDATATKTEKGNFFKIEAETHLTSEQATKLRYGLEGRLQMITGKKSYLRYFWDQFLNKG from the coding sequence ATGAAACCAGAATTTTTAGAAAGTGCGGAGTTTTATAATCGTCGTTACCATAATTTTTCCAGTCGGGTGATTTTACCTATGTCACTTCTGCTCGTATTTCTGTTAGGATTTGCAGTTTTTGCAGAGAAGGAGATGAGTTTGTCTACCAGAGCGACAGTCGAACCTAGTCGGATCATTGCCAACATCCAGTCGACTAGCAATCAACGCATTGTGGGCAACTATCTGGAAGAAAACAAGTTGGTTAAGCAAGGAGATCTGCTCGTTCAGTACCAGCAAGGGGCGGAGGCTGTCCAGGTTGAGGCATATGCCAGTCAATTGGAGATGTTAAAGGATCAAAAAAAGCAGTTGGGGTATTTGCAATCCAGTTTGAAAGAGGGGAGTGATCAATTTCCAGAGGCGGATAAGTTTGGTTATCAGGAGATGTTTCGAGACTATCTCAGCCAAGTTAGTAGTCTTAGGAGTAATGTTTCTCAGCAAAATGCCAGCATCTCCTCTCAAAATGCGGCAGCAAGTCAGAGCCAGGCCGAGATTGGCAATCTTATCAGTCAAACAGAGGATAAAATTCGAGACTATAAAACAGCAAAGTCAGCGATTGAAAAGGGAGATCAACTGGATAGTCAGAATCCAGCCTACTCTTTTTACCAGACCTATAAAAATCAAGGTGAAGAAGATCCGCAAGCTAAATCGCAAGTTATTGCGCAAGTGGATGCACAAATTGCCCAGCTAGAGTCTAGCCTAGCTACGTATCGTGTGCAATATGCAGGTTCTGGAGCTCAACAGGCCCACGCAACGGGACTGGATAGTCAACTGGAATCACTCAAGTCTCAGCACTTAGTTAAAGTCGGTCAGGAATTAACTCTTTTGGATCAGAAAATTTTAGAAGCAGAGTCGGGTAAGAAAGTCCAAGGAGGTCTCCTCGATAAGGGGAAGATTACAGCAAGTGAGGATGGGGTGCTTCACCTTAATCCTGAGACTAGCGATTCTACCATGGCCGCAGAAGGAACCCTGCTAGCCCAGCTCTACCCATCCTTGGAAAAAGAAGGAAAAACCAAACTCACAGCCTATCTCAGTTCAAAAGATGTTGCTAGAGTCAAGATTGGGGATTCTGTCCGTTATACTACGACTAATGATGCCAAGAATCAAATTTTCCTGGATTCCACGATTACAAGTATTGATGCGACAGCTACAAAAACTGAAAAAGGGAATTTCTTTAAAATTGAGGCGGAGACCCATCTGACTTCTGAGCAGGCTACAAAACTTCGCTATGGTTTAGAAGGTCGTCTACAGATGATTACAGGGAAGAAAAGCTATCTCCGTTATTTTTGGGATCAATTTTTGAATAAAGGGTAA
- the purN gene encoding phosphoribosylglycinamide formyltransferase has product MKKIAVFASGNGSNFQVIAEEFPVEFVFSDHRNAYVLERADKLGVLSYAFELKEFENKADYEAALVELLEEHRIDLVCLAGYMKIVGPTLLGAYEGRIINIHPAYLPEFPGAHGIEDAWNAGVDLSGVTIHWVDSGVDTGKVIKQVRVPRLADDTMDSFEARIHEAEYKLYPEVLDNLGVERR; this is encoded by the coding sequence ATGAAAAAAATAGCGGTTTTTGCCTCTGGTAACGGCTCAAATTTTCAGGTGATTGCCGAAGAGTTTCCGGTGGAGTTTGTCTTTTCAGACCATCGTAACGCCTATGTGCTGGAACGTGCAGACAAGCTCGGCGTCCTGTCCTATGCTTTTGAACTCAAGGAGTTTGAGAACAAGGCGGACTACGAAGCAGCTCTTGTCGAACTCTTGGAAGAACATCGGATTGACTTGGTTTGTCTAGCAGGCTACATGAAAATCGTTGGGCCAACCTTACTTGGAGCCTATGAGGGGCGTATTATCAATATCCATCCAGCCTACCTGCCCGAATTTCCAGGAGCTCATGGAATTGAGGACGCTTGGAATGCTGGCGTAGACCTGTCTGGCGTGACCATTCACTGGGTGGACTCGGGTGTGGATACAGGCAAGGTCATCAAACAAGTACGCGTACCACGACTAGCTGATGATACCATGGATAGCTTTGAAGCTCGCATTCATGAGGCTGAGTACAAGTTGTATCCAGAGGTGTTGGATAACTTGGGAGTGGAGAGAAGGTAA
- the purM gene encoding phosphoribosylformylglycinamidine cyclo-ligase — MTNKNAYAQSGVDVEAGYEVVERIKKHVARTERAGVMGALGGFGGMFDLSKTGVKEPVLISGTDGVGTKLMLAIKYDKHDTIGQDCVAMCVNDIIAAGAEPLYFLDYVATGKNEPAKLEQVVAGVAEGCVQAGAALIGGETAEMPGMYGVDDYDLAGFVVGVAEKSQIIDGSKVAEGDVLLGLASSGIHSNGYSLVRRVFADYTGEEVLPELEGKKLKEVLLEPTRIYVKDVLPLIKEELVNGIAHITGGGFIENVPRMFADDLAAEIEESKVPVLPIFKALEKYGKIKHEEMFEIFNMGVGLMLAVSPENVGRVKELLDEPVYEIGRIVKKENESVIIK; from the coding sequence ATGACGAATAAAAATGCTTATGCGCAGTCTGGTGTGGATGTTGAAGCGGGTTATGAAGTTGTTGAACGGATTAAAAAGCATGTGGCTCGTACGGAGCGTGCAGGTGTTATGGGAGCTCTTGGTGGTTTTGGTGGCATGTTTGACCTCTCAAAAACAGGTGTCAAAGAGCCCGTCTTGATTTCAGGGACTGACGGTGTCGGAACCAAGCTCATGCTGGCTATCAAGTACGACAAGCACGATACCATCGGGCAGGACTGTGTGGCTATGTGTGTCAATGATATCATCGCTGCAGGTGCGGAGCCTCTTTACTTCCTTGACTACGTCGCGACCGGCAAGAATGAACCAGCTAAACTAGAACAAGTCGTTGCTGGTGTGGCAGAAGGTTGTGTGCAGGCAGGCGCTGCTCTCATCGGTGGGGAAACGGCTGAAATGCCTGGTATGTATGGCGTAGATGATTACGATCTGGCTGGATTTGTGGTCGGCGTAGCTGAAAAATCTCAAATCATAGACGGTTCAAAAGTAGCTGAAGGTGATGTTCTTCTCGGACTTGCTTCAAGTGGGATTCACTCAAATGGTTACTCTCTGGTTCGCCGTGTTTTTGCCGACTACACGGGTGAGGAAGTCTTACCAGAATTGGAAGGCAAGAAACTCAAGGAAGTCCTTCTTGAGCCAACTCGTATCTATGTCAAGGATGTCTTGCCACTCATCAAGGAAGAGTTAGTCAACGGCATTGCCCACATCACAGGTGGCGGATTTATCGAGAATGTCCCTCGTATGTTTGCGGATGACCTGGCTGCTGAGATTGAGGAAAGCAAAGTTCCAGTCCTCCCGATTTTCAAAGCCCTTGAAAAATACGGTAAAATCAAGCATGAGGAAATGTTTGAAATCTTCAATATGGGTGTGGGACTCATGCTGGCAGTTAGCCCTGAAAATGTAGGTCGAGTCAAGGAATTGCTGGATGAACCAGTTTATGAAATTGGTCGCATCGTCAAGAAAGAAAACGAAAGTGTCATCATCAAATGA
- the purF gene encoding amidophosphoribosyltransferase, producing the protein MTYEVKSLNEECGVFGIWGHPDAAKLTYFGLHSLQHRGQEGAGILSNDQGQLKRHRDMGLLSEVFRNPANLDKLTGTSAIGHVRYATAGEASVDNIQPFLFRFHDMQFGLAHNGNLTNAESLKQELEQRGAIFSSTSDSEILAHLIRRSHNPNLMGKIKEALSLVKGGFAYILLFEDKLIAALDPNGFRPLSIGKMANGAVVVSSETCAFEVIGAEWIRDVKPGEIVIVDDNGIQYDSYTNDTQLAICSMEYIYFARPDSNIHGVNVHTARKRMGAQLAREFKHEADIVVGVPNSSLSAAMGFAEESGLPNEMGLIKNQYTQRTFIQPTQELREQGVRMKLSAVSGVVKGKRVVMIDDSIVRGTTSRRIVQLLKEAGASEVHVAIGSPALAYPCFYGIDIQTRQELIAANHTVEETRQIIGADSLTYLSIDGLIDSIGIETDAPNGGLCVAYFDGDYPTPLYDYEEDYRRSLEEKTSFYK; encoded by the coding sequence ATGACATACGAAGTAAAATCTCTTAATGAAGAATGTGGTGTTTTCGGTATCTGGGGACATCCAGATGCTGCTAAATTGACCTATTTTGGTCTCCACAGTCTTCAGCACCGTGGTCAGGAGGGGGCAGGAATCCTCTCCAATGATCAGGGGCAATTGAAGCGCCATCGTGATATGGGGCTTTTATCAGAAGTGTTCAGAAATCCTGCTAATTTGGATAAATTGACAGGAACGAGCGCGATTGGGCATGTGCGTTATGCGACTGCTGGCGAAGCTTCTGTGGATAACATTCAGCCCTTCCTCTTCCGCTTTCATGATATGCAGTTTGGACTTGCTCATAACGGAAACTTGACCAATGCCGAATCGCTCAAGCAAGAATTGGAACAAAGAGGAGCTATTTTCAGTTCAACTTCGGACTCGGAAATCTTGGCTCACCTCATTCGTCGGAGTCACAATCCCAACTTGATGGGCAAAATCAAAGAGGCGCTTAGCCTTGTCAAAGGTGGATTTGCTTATATCCTGCTGTTTGAGGACAAGTTGATTGCTGCGCTTGATCCTAATGGTTTTCGTCCACTTTCTATTGGGAAAATGGCAAACGGAGCGGTGGTCGTTTCGTCAGAAACCTGTGCTTTTGAAGTCATTGGTGCCGAGTGGATTCGTGATGTGAAACCAGGGGAAATTGTGATTGTGGATGACAATGGGATTCAGTACGATAGCTATACGAATGATACCCAGTTGGCGATCTGCTCTATGGAGTATATCTACTTTGCCCGTCCTGACTCTAATATCCATGGTGTTAATGTCCATACAGCTCGCAAACGTATGGGGGCTCAATTAGCGCGTGAGTTCAAGCACGAAGCAGATATTGTGGTCGGTGTGCCAAATTCCTCACTCAGCGCAGCTATGGGATTTGCAGAAGAATCTGGTCTGCCAAATGAAATGGGACTGATCAAAAACCAATACACCCAACGTACCTTTATCCAACCGACTCAGGAATTGCGGGAGCAAGGGGTGCGGATGAAACTGTCTGCTGTTTCGGGCGTTGTCAAAGGCAAACGTGTGGTCATGATTGATGATTCCATTGTTCGCGGGACAACCTCCCGCCGTATCGTTCAGCTTTTGAAAGAAGCAGGTGCGTCTGAGGTTCATGTTGCTATTGGGAGCCCTGCGCTAGCTTATCCATGTTTCTATGGAATTGATATCCAGACGCGTCAGGAGTTGATTGCGGCCAATCATACAGTCGAAGAGACTCGCCAAATCATTGGTGCGGATAGCCTGACCTATCTTTCGATTGATGGCTTGATTGATTCGATTGGTATTGAAACAGATGCGCCGAATGGTGGTCTCTGTGTCGCTTACTTTGACGGCGACTACCCAACACCTCTCTACGACTATGAAGAAGACTATCGTAGAAGTTTGGAAGAAAAGACCAGTTTCTACAAATAG
- a CDS encoding GNAT family N-acetyltransferase → MIELKLVDESSFQAVLDLKISEADERARFVAPNVRSLADAWLYRKNEDVFPMAIYWDKQVVGFLLLEIDKDEAEYFIWRIMIGQQYQGRGYGRKALEVLIKGAQMDRACSHIAADYVVGNEKMKHLLTSLGFQETEFIEENNEVAMRLDLKKEE, encoded by the coding sequence ATGATTGAACTGAAATTGGTAGATGAGAGCAGTTTTCAGGCAGTGCTGGATTTGAAAATATCAGAAGCTGATGAACGAGCACGTTTCGTAGCTCCAAATGTGCGCTCTTTAGCTGATGCATGGCTCTACCGGAAAAACGAAGATGTGTTTCCGATGGCAATCTATTGGGATAAGCAAGTGGTTGGCTTTCTCCTGCTAGAAATAGACAAGGATGAAGCGGAATACTTTATCTGGCGGATAATGATTGGTCAGCAGTACCAAGGAAGAGGTTATGGTCGAAAAGCCTTGGAAGTTCTAATCAAAGGGGCTCAGATGGATAGAGCTTGCAGTCATATTGCCGCAGATTATGTGGTTGGAAATGAAAAAATGAAGCACCTGTTGACTAGTCTGGGTTTTCAGGAAACGGAATTTATAGAAGAAAATAACGAAGTCGCTATGCGCTTGGATCTAAAGAAAGAGGAATAG